A genome region from Erigeron canadensis isolate Cc75 chromosome 3, C_canadensis_v1, whole genome shotgun sequence includes the following:
- the LOC122592698 gene encoding coiled-coil domain-containing protein 22 homolog isoform X2, which produces MKTIRVLQSVCNQMEESQEILLNSLANVGVPISPEIVSVSDLTPESFISVCAHSLRIISKSESIPISLPESMADRFKFCTDLASSFENLGFIGDISFHKFLYPSEEDMYKLIRFLVGRLSESSHTVNIENFEKSTADEGRDLSMKVERLNVKAEEDVSSSIRNGEAGDVGLTGVENGGGLIEGAQYSKNSIGEKGGMISQKGGEYKLEQAPMSFKENPSQMSDTSDSSVNQVYVLSNDVTAKSLELQQLEEQHDLLKAAVEMACNERNPLDSYIKQLNEKIDVKRDNLAELESKWKAIMIPLEQRKRNLETAIFAKQPEWKKLENDLESVLSETKKREKELSNLSTEIEKLPKLATRRSYIERIKEITKNSRKQDIDIERILNDTRELQLESNMIQERLHRTYAVVDETLLRAAKKDQVGEQAHIILTTIHESFEEISEKILVTDRAQREAADLEDKLTHIVSGSLNMDTLQADLDAIRKENEILQSRLGNP; this is translated from the exons ATGAAAACAATACGAGTACTTCAAAGTGTGTGTAATCAGATGGAAGAATCGCAAGAGATATTATTGAACTCACTGGCAAACGTCGGAGTACCGATTTCGCCGGAGATTGTTTCCGTTTCCGATCTAACGCCGGAATCCTTTATTTCAGTCTGCGCTCACTCTCTGCGCATAATTTCCAAATCGGAATCGATTCCGATCAGTTTACCGGAATCAATGGCCGATCGTTTCAAGTTCTGTACCGATTTAGCCTCGTCGTTCGAAAACCTAGGTTTCATCGGCGACATTAGCTTCCATAAG TTCCTGTATCCATCTGAAGAAGACATGTATAAGTTGATCAGATTTTTGGTTGGGAGGCTCTCTGAATCGTCCCATACAGTAAACatagagaattttgaaaaatctacTGCCGATGAAGGACGGGATTTAAGTATGAAAGTTGAGCGTCTAAATGTGAAAGCTGAAGAAGATGTGTCGAGTTCAATCCGAAATGGGGAAGCTGGTGATGTTGGATTAACTGGTGTGGAAAACGGGGGAGGTTTAATAGAGGGCGCTCAGTATTCAAAAAATTCTATCGGTGAAAAGGGCGGGATGATATCTCAGAAAGGCGGTGAATATAAACTTGAGCAGGCACCAATGTCTTTTAAGGAGAATCCATCTCAG ATGAGTGACACGTCAGATTCTTCAGTAAATCAAGTATATGTGCTTTCGAATGATGTGACTGCAAAATCATTAGAGTTACAGCAACTTGAAGAGCAACATGATTTGTTGAAAGCTGCAGTGGAAATGGCTTGCAATGAACGAAACCCTTTGGATTCATATATTAAACAGCTCAATGAGAAAATAGATGTAAAGAGGGATAACCTTGCAGAACTGGAGTCAAAATG GAAAGCCATCATGATACCTTTAGAACAGAGGAAAAGAAATCTTGAAACAGCTATTTTTGCAAAACAACCAGAGTGGAAAAAACTTGAGAACGACTTGGAGTCTGTATTGTCTGAAACAAAGAAGAG GGAGAAGGAACTTTCCAATCTATCAACAGAAATTGAGAAACTACCCAAATTGGCAACACGGAGATCTTACATTGAGCGAATAAAAGAGATCACTAAGAACAGTCGGAAGCAGGATATTGACATAGAACGTATTTTAAATGACACTCGGGAGCTTCAATTGGAGAGTAACATGATTCAAGAACGCCTACATCGAACTTATGCTGTGGTAGATGAAACACTACTGAG GGCGGCAAAGAAGGATCAAGTAGGGGAGCAAGCTCACATCATTCTGACAACCATCCACGAGAGTTTTGAAGAAATTTCAGAAAAGATTCTTGTGACTGATAGAGCTCAGAGAGAAGCAGCGGATCTTGAAGACAAGCTTACTCATATTGTTTCCGGAAGTTTGAACATGGACACACTACAAGCAGATCTTGATGCCATTAGAAAGGAAAACGAAATTCTTCAATCTCGTTTGGGTAATCCTTAA
- the LOC122592698 gene encoding coiled-coil domain-containing protein 22 homolog isoform X1, with product MKTIRVLQSVCNQMEESQEILLNSLANVGVPISPEIVSVSDLTPESFISVCAHSLRIISKSESIPISLPESMADRFKFCTDLASSFENLGFIGDISFHKFLYPSEEDMYKLIRFLVGRLSESSHTVNIENFEKSTADEGRDLSMKVERLNVKAEEDVSSSIRNGEAGDVGLTGVENGGGLIEGAQYSKNSIGEKGGMISQKGGEYKLEQAPMSFKENPSQMSDTSDSSVNQVYVLSNDVTAKSLELQQLEEQHDLLKAAVEMACNERNPLDSYIKQLNEKIDVKRDNLAELESKCCIYNRKAIMIPLEQRKRNLETAIFAKQPEWKKLENDLESVLSETKKREKELSNLSTEIEKLPKLATRRSYIERIKEITKNSRKQDIDIERILNDTRELQLESNMIQERLHRTYAVVDETLLRAAKKDQVGEQAHIILTTIHESFEEISEKILVTDRAQREAADLEDKLTHIVSGSLNMDTLQADLDAIRKENEILQSRLGNP from the exons ATGAAAACAATACGAGTACTTCAAAGTGTGTGTAATCAGATGGAAGAATCGCAAGAGATATTATTGAACTCACTGGCAAACGTCGGAGTACCGATTTCGCCGGAGATTGTTTCCGTTTCCGATCTAACGCCGGAATCCTTTATTTCAGTCTGCGCTCACTCTCTGCGCATAATTTCCAAATCGGAATCGATTCCGATCAGTTTACCGGAATCAATGGCCGATCGTTTCAAGTTCTGTACCGATTTAGCCTCGTCGTTCGAAAACCTAGGTTTCATCGGCGACATTAGCTTCCATAAG TTCCTGTATCCATCTGAAGAAGACATGTATAAGTTGATCAGATTTTTGGTTGGGAGGCTCTCTGAATCGTCCCATACAGTAAACatagagaattttgaaaaatctacTGCCGATGAAGGACGGGATTTAAGTATGAAAGTTGAGCGTCTAAATGTGAAAGCTGAAGAAGATGTGTCGAGTTCAATCCGAAATGGGGAAGCTGGTGATGTTGGATTAACTGGTGTGGAAAACGGGGGAGGTTTAATAGAGGGCGCTCAGTATTCAAAAAATTCTATCGGTGAAAAGGGCGGGATGATATCTCAGAAAGGCGGTGAATATAAACTTGAGCAGGCACCAATGTCTTTTAAGGAGAATCCATCTCAG ATGAGTGACACGTCAGATTCTTCAGTAAATCAAGTATATGTGCTTTCGAATGATGTGACTGCAAAATCATTAGAGTTACAGCAACTTGAAGAGCAACATGATTTGTTGAAAGCTGCAGTGGAAATGGCTTGCAATGAACGAAACCCTTTGGATTCATATATTAAACAGCTCAATGAGAAAATAGATGTAAAGAGGGATAACCTTGCAGAACTGGAGTCAAAATG CTGCATCTACAACAGGAAAGCCATCATGATACCTTTAGAACAGAGGAAAAGAAATCTTGAAACAGCTATTTTTGCAAAACAACCAGAGTGGAAAAAACTTGAGAACGACTTGGAGTCTGTATTGTCTGAAACAAAGAAGAG GGAGAAGGAACTTTCCAATCTATCAACAGAAATTGAGAAACTACCCAAATTGGCAACACGGAGATCTTACATTGAGCGAATAAAAGAGATCACTAAGAACAGTCGGAAGCAGGATATTGACATAGAACGTATTTTAAATGACACTCGGGAGCTTCAATTGGAGAGTAACATGATTCAAGAACGCCTACATCGAACTTATGCTGTGGTAGATGAAACACTACTGAG GGCGGCAAAGAAGGATCAAGTAGGGGAGCAAGCTCACATCATTCTGACAACCATCCACGAGAGTTTTGAAGAAATTTCAGAAAAGATTCTTGTGACTGATAGAGCTCAGAGAGAAGCAGCGGATCTTGAAGACAAGCTTACTCATATTGTTTCCGGAAGTTTGAACATGGACACACTACAAGCAGATCTTGATGCCATTAGAAAGGAAAACGAAATTCTTCAATCTCGTTTGGGTAATCCTTAA